One segment of Rubripirellula amarantea DNA contains the following:
- a CDS encoding ATP-binding cassette domain-containing protein gives MKSVDEHSNEEEVATSKPSSMRLDALEIKLHQDYLLRSTNLTIAAGEITVIVGASGAGKSVLLQTLAGLVSRKGDAINWSGEIAIGSANERSRVGIVFQQFALFDELSPTENVQFAIDHRKDKSQAPSSTAPEWLGLLGIPSRTHTSSLSGGQKQRLAIARTLAGDPDVVLYDEPSSGLDAATGREVAKLIRQTHDRFGRTSVIVTHDYETMLDIADHVLFLDPKTQSLVNIPRSEFASVANRIVSVSRSEGVADSAFRATQSWGNAIRGLVDRFLIQLGQVTLTAVSLPWTLRPTFPTIRWALRFFLHYLRLVGGASAWAYLIIAGLIVGFTTTYFTLRFLPFRTYTQPLLIDELLASIGFALYRVLVPVLATVLIAARCGAAVAADVGVKRYGGSIDAMKTFQATPRSYLLVPIAAAFLVATPVLETLAYVFARMISAVTFSMMHEEIGVHFWRQHFDRRVVPYGGWIPVGFGWVTMKNLACGVASGVIGYYRGLSPKQSARDVSDAITSTVLWSTLCVLVIHFAVALFEFKSID, from the coding sequence ATGAAATCAGTGGACGAGCATTCAAACGAGGAAGAAGTTGCAACGAGTAAGCCGTCGTCCATGCGCCTAGACGCATTGGAGATCAAGCTGCATCAAGATTATTTGTTACGGTCAACGAACCTGACTATCGCGGCCGGTGAGATTACCGTGATTGTCGGAGCCAGCGGCGCGGGCAAGTCTGTGTTGCTTCAAACGCTCGCCGGACTTGTGTCTCGAAAGGGCGATGCGATTAACTGGTCAGGAGAAATCGCGATCGGTTCGGCGAATGAACGGTCGCGAGTGGGAATTGTATTTCAACAATTTGCCTTGTTTGATGAGTTGAGTCCGACCGAGAATGTTCAGTTCGCCATTGATCACCGCAAAGACAAATCACAGGCCCCTAGCAGCACCGCCCCGGAATGGCTGGGGCTTTTAGGTATTCCGTCGCGGACTCACACCTCTTCCTTGTCGGGCGGTCAAAAGCAGCGTTTGGCAATTGCACGGACGCTGGCGGGTGATCCCGACGTGGTTTTGTACGACGAGCCGAGTTCAGGTCTGGACGCGGCGACTGGGCGTGAGGTTGCCAAACTGATTCGCCAAACGCATGATCGTTTTGGAAGAACCAGCGTGATCGTGACCCATGACTATGAAACCATGCTGGACATTGCGGATCATGTTTTATTCTTGGATCCCAAGACGCAGTCCCTGGTCAATATCCCACGTTCGGAATTTGCATCGGTAGCCAATCGAATCGTGTCCGTTTCACGAAGCGAAGGCGTCGCCGATTCAGCATTTCGGGCGACGCAGTCGTGGGGAAACGCAATTCGGGGGTTGGTCGATCGTTTCCTCATTCAACTGGGGCAAGTGACGTTGACGGCGGTGTCATTGCCGTGGACTTTGCGTCCAACGTTTCCGACGATCCGGTGGGCGCTGCGGTTCTTTCTGCATTACCTGCGGTTGGTGGGTGGGGCCTCGGCCTGGGCTTACTTGATCATCGCGGGGTTAATCGTTGGGTTCACGACGACGTACTTCACGCTCCGTTTCTTGCCCTTTCGCACCTATACGCAGCCGCTGTTGATCGATGAACTGCTCGCGTCGATCGGGTTTGCTTTGTACCGAGTTTTGGTGCCAGTGCTCGCTACGGTATTGATTGCCGCACGATGCGGGGCCGCGGTTGCAGCCGATGTAGGTGTTAAGCGATATGGGGGAAGCATCGATGCTATGAAGACGTTCCAGGCAACGCCTCGGTCGTACTTGCTCGTTCCGATCGCCGCAGCGTTTTTGGTTGCCACGCCGGTGCTCGAAACTTTGGCCTACGTCTTCGCACGTATGATTAGTGCCGTAACATTTTCGATGATGCACGAAGAAATCGGCGTGCATTTTTGGCGTCAGCATTTTGATCGACGTGTGGTTCCGTACGGCGGTTGGATTCCTGTGGGCTTTGGCTGGGTTACGATGAAGAATCTTGCCTGCGGTGTCGCCAGCGGAGTGATCGGTTACTATCGTGGATTGTCACCTAAGCAATCGGCTCGTGATGTCAGTGACGCGATCACATCCACGGTACTTTGGAGTACGCTGTGTGTGCTTGTCATCCACTTTGCGGTCGCGCTGTTCGAGTTCAAGAGCATTGATTGA
- a CDS encoding FAD-linked oxidase C-terminal domain-containing protein, translated as MTQLYASDASIYQVQPMGVVRPQTNSDVIAAVQYAKEHEISLHPRGAGSGVAGESLGRGLVIDFSRYMRRVEISADATTVNVQSGAVLADVNRSLRARRRGYGPDPVTRSITTMGSVLATNATGSHFLRSGTARDTIESARVVTVDGELIELAKHSPSDDGTAGRFALGLSEIQQQFAPQLAKSSETKARGGYRIDDIVGSDGRVDLAKFIVGTQGTLAIVVDATVRTETIATHRGVVLLFYHRMELAARGAVSALRHGLVACDLMDRRLLQIARDTDPRYADILPAAAEAMVLLEIQGESLGELYDRLAIIQQDLCSGHEGAFASVDTVKQSERDLYWALSRRVIPRMYRFKRGEAPVPFIEDLTVPRDRLPETLTAIQDTLKREQTTATFFSHVGHGHLHLRPFLDLSKAADRRRLARLSTEIAEVVWQHGGQVSVEHAAGLSRTYLLPKQFGELWQAMGQVKRLFDPMHRLNPGKLFGAVLQKPNENLRPADQTIEVTADNRVIVEADHGIAAPVRDSNRSVPQLQVLQHWPASSTITSVARGCNGCGRCRTTSPDERQCPVFRASMREEATPRAKANLLRAVIAGKLRVDDLATDQAKEIADLCFNCHQCRLDCPASVDIPKIVGELKAQYVATNGLPLSDALIGRIDTVAAFASRVPWLSNFLIQNSFSRWLAERLFGLSAARRLPGVVRETYLRYATGRRWHRRSPHGGLKVAYFVDQYANFHDPDIGRALAEVLQQNEIGLYVPTAQSASGMARFTSGDLKGARRIAKRNTRLLADAVRAGYTILATEPSAVLCLKHEYPNLLDDEDAHLVAEHSHEACEFLWGLHQAGRLSTEFQSVDASIAYHQPCHLRVLDPIGCAPQLLKLIPGMDVQHIEAGCSGMAGTWGLQKKNYRNSLRIGWPLISAMRSAKVTSATTECSACKMQIEHGSGQATLHPIKILAYAYGRMPKIGSDLEGTS; from the coding sequence ATGACCCAGTTGTACGCATCGGATGCGAGCATCTACCAAGTGCAGCCGATGGGGGTCGTTCGTCCGCAGACCAATTCCGATGTCATAGCGGCGGTGCAGTATGCAAAAGAGCATGAGATTTCGTTGCATCCTCGCGGTGCGGGCAGCGGCGTGGCTGGCGAGTCGCTCGGGCGAGGTCTGGTCATCGACTTTTCGCGTTACATGCGGCGGGTCGAAATTAGTGCTGATGCGACGACGGTCAATGTGCAAAGTGGTGCTGTACTAGCCGATGTCAACCGTTCCTTGCGAGCTCGTCGGCGCGGGTATGGTCCAGACCCGGTCACGCGAAGTATCACGACCATGGGAAGCGTCTTAGCGACCAACGCCACCGGCAGCCACTTCTTGCGCAGCGGTACAGCACGCGACACGATCGAATCGGCGCGAGTGGTGACGGTGGATGGCGAATTAATCGAGCTCGCCAAGCATTCGCCCAGCGACGATGGGACAGCGGGAAGGTTTGCATTGGGGCTCAGTGAGATCCAGCAACAGTTTGCACCGCAGCTCGCGAAGTCTAGCGAAACGAAAGCGCGGGGCGGCTATCGCATTGACGATATCGTCGGCAGCGACGGTCGCGTTGATTTGGCAAAGTTCATTGTCGGAACCCAGGGGACATTAGCGATTGTCGTCGACGCAACGGTTCGCACCGAAACGATCGCGACCCATCGCGGAGTGGTGTTGCTGTTTTATCACCGTATGGAACTGGCCGCGCGGGGTGCGGTATCGGCTCTTCGACATGGCTTGGTGGCTTGCGACTTGATGGATCGGCGATTGCTGCAGATTGCTCGTGATACCGACCCAAGATATGCGGACATCTTGCCCGCTGCGGCCGAAGCAATGGTTTTGCTTGAAATTCAGGGCGAATCATTGGGGGAACTTTACGATCGCCTTGCGATTATCCAACAAGACTTATGCAGCGGACATGAAGGTGCGTTTGCGAGTGTCGATACGGTCAAGCAAAGTGAGCGAGATCTTTATTGGGCGTTGTCCCGACGAGTGATCCCGCGGATGTATCGGTTCAAACGAGGGGAAGCACCCGTGCCGTTCATCGAGGACCTTACTGTTCCCCGAGATCGCCTGCCGGAAACCTTGACCGCTATTCAAGACACGCTGAAACGTGAGCAAACGACGGCTACGTTCTTCTCGCACGTGGGGCATGGCCACTTACACTTGCGTCCGTTTCTTGATCTTTCCAAAGCGGCGGATCGTCGGCGGCTAGCACGATTGTCGACCGAGATTGCCGAGGTGGTTTGGCAGCACGGCGGTCAAGTCAGTGTCGAGCACGCGGCGGGTTTGAGCCGCACGTATTTGTTGCCCAAACAATTCGGCGAACTCTGGCAAGCGATGGGGCAAGTGAAACGCTTGTTTGACCCGATGCACCGGTTGAATCCGGGCAAGCTATTTGGAGCGGTGCTTCAAAAGCCCAATGAGAATCTTCGTCCGGCCGATCAGACGATTGAGGTCACTGCGGATAATCGCGTGATCGTGGAAGCCGATCACGGCATTGCGGCGCCCGTTCGCGATTCCAATCGCTCGGTTCCTCAACTGCAAGTCCTGCAGCACTGGCCGGCGTCGAGCACTATTACATCGGTGGCGCGGGGTTGCAACGGTTGTGGACGGTGCCGGACGACGTCGCCCGACGAACGTCAGTGCCCGGTTTTTCGTGCCAGCATGCGTGAGGAAGCAACGCCGCGCGCGAAAGCAAACCTGTTGCGAGCAGTGATCGCGGGCAAATTGCGAGTCGATGATTTGGCGACCGACCAAGCGAAGGAAATCGCAGACCTTTGTTTCAACTGCCATCAATGCCGATTGGATTGTCCTGCATCAGTGGACATTCCGAAGATCGTTGGCGAACTCAAGGCGCAATACGTTGCCACCAATGGTTTGCCCCTTTCGGATGCTTTGATTGGGCGCATTGATACGGTGGCGGCGTTCGCGTCACGCGTGCCCTGGCTGTCAAATTTCTTGATTCAGAATTCGTTCTCGCGGTGGCTCGCGGAACGCCTCTTCGGGCTCTCGGCAGCGCGACGATTGCCAGGTGTGGTCCGCGAGACTTATTTGCGGTACGCGACCGGACGACGTTGGCATCGACGATCACCCCATGGCGGGCTCAAGGTCGCGTATTTCGTAGATCAATACGCGAACTTTCATGATCCCGATATTGGTCGAGCACTTGCCGAAGTGCTGCAGCAAAACGAGATAGGCTTGTATGTGCCGACGGCACAATCGGCCAGCGGAATGGCTCGCTTCACGTCGGGCGACCTCAAAGGCGCTCGAAGAATCGCAAAGCGGAACACGAGGCTATTGGCCGATGCGGTTCGAGCCGGCTATACGATCTTGGCAACCGAACCTTCGGCGGTGCTTTGCCTGAAACATGAGTATCCCAATTTGCTTGACGACGAAGACGCGCACTTAGTTGCTGAGCACTCGCATGAAGCTTGTGAGTTTCTATGGGGACTGCACCAAGCGGGAAGATTGTCGACTGAGTTTCAATCCGTCGACGCGAGCATTGCCTACCATCAACCATGCCACTTGCGAGTTCTCGACCCGATTGGTTGTGCGCCTCAGTTGCTTAAGCTGATTCCCGGCATGGACGTGCAACACATCGAAGCAGGTTGCTCCGGAATGGCCGGAACCTGGGGGTTGCAGAAAAAGAACTATCGAAACAGTCTGCGTATTGGGTGGCCGTTGATCTCTGCGATGCGATCCGCCAAGGTCACGTCCGCAACGACGGAATGCAGTGCTTGTAAAATGCAGATCGAGCATGGTAGCGGTCAAGCAACTTTGCATCCGATCAAGATTCTTGCCTATGCCTACGGTCGCATGCCGAAGATCGGAAGCGATCTGGAGGGGACATCATGA
- a CDS encoding MoaD/ThiS family protein: MTNKPEVNVLVFAIAKEFVGADQVAVETELPVSVGDFLTRLQSQHPSLASLLPSCRLAVNQTYVDNQAIIEAGCEVALIPPVSGG; encoded by the coding sequence ATGACGAACAAGCCCGAAGTCAACGTATTGGTGTTCGCCATTGCAAAAGAGTTTGTGGGGGCCGATCAAGTGGCGGTGGAAACGGAGTTGCCTGTCTCGGTCGGTGACTTCCTGACAAGGCTTCAGTCCCAGCATCCTTCGCTTGCGAGCTTATTGCCGTCTTGCCGGTTGGCGGTTAACCAAACGTATGTCGACAATCAAGCAATCATTGAAGCCGGTTGTGAGGTTGCGTTGATTCCGCCAGTCAGCGGCGGTTAA
- a CDS encoding molybdenum cofactor biosynthesis protein MoaE, giving the protein MISKSKHNLYFVGITSEPIDAGSLAAYLDDPDVGAHGWFHGVTRRTTGNLITSLLSYEAHQAMAINQLESLARDAVKKFGLSRVVIVHRIGEVPVGESSVVMGCSSPHRVNVFAALPWMMDLLKKDVPIWKQETFEDGTRSWVHPDPTDHQ; this is encoded by the coding sequence ATGATTTCTAAATCCAAACACAACCTCTACTTTGTGGGGATCACGTCCGAGCCTATCGATGCTGGATCACTTGCCGCCTACTTGGACGATCCAGATGTGGGCGCTCATGGATGGTTTCATGGCGTCACTCGTCGAACAACCGGTAATTTGATCACCAGTCTATTGAGCTACGAAGCTCATCAAGCGATGGCAATCAATCAACTCGAGTCGCTCGCCCGCGATGCCGTCAAAAAGTTTGGTCTCTCTCGCGTCGTCATCGTGCACCGCATTGGCGAAGTGCCCGTTGGCGAGTCCAGCGTCGTGATGGGGTGTAGTAGTCCGCATCGGGTGAACGTGTTTGCCGCGTTACCGTGGATGATGGATTTGCTAAAGAAAGACGTTCCGATTTGGAAACAAGAAACATTTGAGGATGGAACTCGCTCGTGGGTTCATCCTGATCCAACGGACCATCAATGA
- a CDS encoding aminotransferase class V-fold PLP-dependent enzyme: MSKQRIYLDHAATSYPKANGVLEAMDHFARSCGATAGRGGYTSARTADQVVAKLRQKLAEFVGAESSSCISFHASGTAALNAAIQSTLRPGDHVVTTAAEHNSVLRPLHHLQKHNDVKLTIVPVDSDGLVDVAEVLAATTSKTRLVAVTSASNVTGCVEPIAEIGQRLKDRSAIFLCDAAQTLGVLPIDVTAMGIDLLAAPGHKGMGAPAGTAMLYANQSLHEVMQPIIQGGTGSQSESLDMPEQMPAKMEAGNLNIPALAGWLAAAESLNSDELERRRIYHGELAALLYDGLRQVDGVTLFGQTGPLPIASMAINGMDVGDLSMILDSDFSIETRSGYHCAALIHSHIGSSAGGTLRMSAGSTTTRQDIETAIDAVKVISTKMQEFSQL, translated from the coding sequence ATGAGCAAACAACGAATCTACCTTGACCACGCGGCAACCTCGTATCCTAAGGCGAACGGGGTGCTTGAAGCCATGGATCACTTTGCAAGATCATGCGGGGCAACCGCAGGTCGTGGGGGCTACACGTCCGCACGAACTGCCGATCAAGTGGTCGCAAAGCTGCGCCAGAAACTGGCCGAGTTTGTGGGCGCCGAATCCTCGTCCTGTATCTCGTTTCACGCCAGTGGGACGGCCGCTCTCAATGCTGCCATTCAATCGACGCTGCGTCCGGGCGATCATGTGGTGACCACGGCGGCTGAGCACAATAGCGTGCTGCGACCGTTGCACCATTTACAGAAACACAACGATGTGAAGTTGACGATCGTACCCGTCGACTCAGATGGTCTGGTCGACGTGGCGGAAGTTTTAGCCGCCACGACGTCAAAGACCCGTTTGGTGGCTGTGACATCGGCTAGCAATGTGACCGGATGTGTGGAACCCATTGCCGAGATCGGTCAGCGGTTAAAGGATCGATCAGCCATCTTTCTATGTGATGCAGCTCAAACTTTGGGCGTCTTGCCCATCGACGTAACGGCGATGGGAATCGATTTGCTAGCCGCACCCGGGCACAAAGGAATGGGGGCACCTGCTGGTACTGCGATGCTCTACGCCAATCAATCCTTACATGAAGTCATGCAGCCTATCATCCAGGGCGGCACTGGTAGTCAGAGCGAATCTTTAGACATGCCCGAGCAGATGCCGGCGAAGATGGAAGCTGGGAACCTAAATATTCCAGCGCTAGCGGGATGGTTGGCGGCGGCGGAAAGCCTTAATAGCGATGAATTAGAACGGCGTCGAATTTATCATGGCGAATTGGCAGCCCTTTTATACGACGGCTTGCGTCAGGTGGACGGCGTTACGCTATTCGGACAAACTGGTCCACTTCCAATCGCGAGCATGGCAATCAATGGAATGGATGTTGGCGATCTTAGCATGATCTTGGATTCTGATTTCAGTATCGAAACCAGATCCGGATACCACTGCGCGGCACTGATTCATTCTCACATCGGTTCCTCGGCGGGCGGAACACTGCGGATGAGCGCTGGCTCGACCACCACACGGCAAGATATAGAAACCGCCATCGATGCGGTCAAAGTCATCAGCACAAAGATGCAGGAGTTCTCGCAACTATGA
- a CDS encoding YkgJ family cysteine cluster protein, giving the protein MSKPEKKSDSKKKSDRKKKLAELTSKKKKKDKKGPWYRDGLRFECTQCGACCGGEPGYVWVDPEEIEAMAKELDIDVIDFEAKYIRQVGNAKSLKEYENGDCVLLDQTSRKCTVYEGRPIQCRTWPFWDSNLEKKKDWKETCEVCPGAGVGTLYSFEHIEITRREKAV; this is encoded by the coding sequence ATGAGCAAGCCCGAAAAGAAATCCGATTCCAAGAAGAAGTCGGACCGGAAAAAGAAGTTGGCTGAATTGACCAGCAAGAAGAAAAAGAAGGACAAGAAAGGACCTTGGTACCGTGACGGTTTGAGGTTCGAGTGCACCCAATGCGGTGCATGTTGCGGTGGAGAACCGGGCTACGTTTGGGTAGATCCCGAGGAGATTGAAGCGATGGCAAAAGAATTGGACATCGACGTCATCGACTTTGAGGCGAAGTACATTCGACAAGTTGGAAACGCCAAGAGCCTCAAAGAGTACGAAAATGGGGATTGTGTTTTGCTCGACCAGACGTCGCGAAAGTGTACGGTCTATGAGGGTCGGCCCATCCAATGCCGCACGTGGCCATTCTGGGATTCTAATCTCGAGAAAAAGAAGGACTGGAAAGAAACCTGCGAGGTCTGTCCGGGGGCTGGTGTGGGAACACTCTATTCGTTCGAGCACATCGAAATTACTCGCCGCGAAAAAGCTGTCTAA
- a CDS encoding DUF1559 domain-containing protein, whose protein sequence is MDTSAMRDYRSRFGSGCSPDPIRRSNSAFTLIELLVAISIMGILVSLTLNGVQAARESARQVQCSNQLRQQSLALVSFHSTWKSFPLGNDRRGGIDQAWSSAILPQLELGSLAEIYDRKLKWDAPGRNAKVASTVVPHYRCPTSVEDFAGDTDYAAVQGSLLANEQSFLTHGPNNGVMLIASIKRVHPVSFSEIWDGTSYTMILAEVSDRSAERGGMWADGNNVIAHDNGPVNVDNDNEIYSLHPAGAYVALADGSVRFITESIDLDTLGGLCSRDGREDVNEFFLE, encoded by the coding sequence ATGGATACCAGTGCAATGCGAGATTATCGCAGTAGATTCGGATCCGGTTGCTCACCGGACCCTATACGCCGATCGAATTCGGCATTCACGTTGATCGAATTGTTAGTCGCAATTTCGATCATGGGGATTTTGGTATCGCTAACGCTTAACGGTGTCCAAGCGGCTCGCGAATCAGCGCGGCAAGTGCAATGCAGCAATCAGTTGCGTCAACAGTCCTTGGCACTTGTCTCGTTTCATTCCACATGGAAATCATTTCCGTTGGGCAATGATCGACGCGGCGGAATCGACCAGGCATGGTCTTCCGCGATTCTGCCCCAACTTGAACTTGGTTCTCTGGCCGAGATCTACGATCGCAAGCTGAAGTGGGATGCCCCCGGACGTAACGCGAAGGTTGCATCAACGGTGGTACCACACTACCGCTGTCCTACATCCGTCGAAGATTTCGCGGGCGACACCGACTACGCGGCGGTGCAAGGAAGTTTGCTTGCCAACGAGCAGTCGTTTCTTACGCATGGTCCCAACAACGGAGTGATGTTGATCGCGTCCATCAAGCGTGTGCATCCGGTTTCGTTTTCTGAGATCTGGGACGGAACCAGTTACACGATGATCTTAGCCGAAGTGAGTGACCGTTCGGCCGAACGAGGCGGCATGTGGGCCGACGGAAACAACGTGATCGCGCACGACAACGGTCCTGTGAATGTTGACAACGACAACGAGATCTACAGCCTGCATCCGGCGGGCGCTTACGTCGCTTTGGCTGATGGGTCGGTGCGATTCATTACTGAATCGATCGACCTAGATACGCTTGGCGGACTTTGCTCTCGCGACGGTCGAGAGGATGTGAATGAGTTCTTTTTGGAATAG
- the lnt gene encoding apolipoprotein N-acyltransferase, whose product MFRSAIVTTRGWILPTLMTCGVGVMIGLPWLYQACYPIGLLGYAWLIFRAARMAGAPALLHSFVSGSVALAIAFHWASQSISDTTNLGNVLSWVVFGCLVFWEAIPFGLLGWAASCCQRWGPRWIWALVPLWIAFTTHWPKVFAWETAHAFLGFPAILQLAELAGTAGVTAAAMIAAVAVVRWGLEPSRLSAKVEASLGGSVVVVACLWGTVTLEHWRERIASAEQLRVGVVQVDPSYVESLNKMQVMSDAMEGKVDLLLWPESTLGHYHVGLDHFRDTDHTMDNAEMPNPAVDPYPRIYCDLLAGGKTYENGGKHCGPYKNTAFLMDCHYQIVDRYVKRSLMPIGEYMPFEAWFPVMREWAALDKEIVRGTDDRPLRLSTGTKVGVLVCYEDMVAANASSSTREGADCLVALVNGSAFTDSDTLKQHLQLAQLRTIENRRSLVRCAATGVSCLIQPDGTISQQLPLNTDQSMIVSVPLESKLTLYTRHGPWLSRGCTVFAMALIVVSCLKSPMVMRTLSRQPAAD is encoded by the coding sequence ATGTTTCGCTCTGCAATTGTCACGACCCGAGGTTGGATTCTGCCCACGCTGATGACGTGTGGTGTGGGCGTGATGATCGGGCTGCCGTGGCTTTACCAAGCGTGCTATCCGATTGGCCTGCTAGGCTACGCGTGGTTGATATTCCGTGCTGCAAGAATGGCGGGCGCACCCGCATTGCTGCATTCGTTCGTGAGTGGGTCAGTCGCCTTAGCGATCGCGTTTCACTGGGCGTCTCAGTCGATTTCTGATACGACGAATCTCGGAAATGTCCTGTCATGGGTGGTGTTCGGCTGTCTTGTTTTTTGGGAAGCGATACCGTTCGGGTTGTTGGGGTGGGCCGCCTCGTGCTGCCAGCGTTGGGGACCGCGTTGGATATGGGCGTTGGTACCGTTGTGGATCGCTTTCACGACTCATTGGCCCAAGGTCTTTGCTTGGGAAACCGCTCACGCCTTTCTTGGGTTTCCCGCGATCTTGCAGCTCGCTGAACTTGCCGGCACCGCAGGCGTCACTGCGGCAGCGATGATCGCAGCGGTCGCCGTCGTTCGATGGGGACTTGAACCTAGTCGACTCTCTGCAAAAGTCGAAGCTTCGTTGGGCGGATCAGTGGTGGTGGTCGCGTGTTTGTGGGGGACGGTGACGTTGGAACATTGGCGAGAACGCATCGCATCGGCTGAGCAATTGCGAGTTGGCGTCGTTCAAGTGGATCCCAGCTACGTCGAGTCCCTCAATAAGATGCAAGTCATGTCGGACGCGATGGAAGGGAAGGTCGACTTGTTGCTGTGGCCCGAATCCACTCTGGGCCATTATCACGTCGGGCTCGATCATTTTCGTGATACCGACCACACGATGGACAACGCCGAAATGCCCAACCCGGCCGTGGATCCGTATCCTCGCATCTACTGCGACCTGCTCGCCGGCGGAAAGACTTACGAAAACGGTGGGAAGCATTGCGGTCCGTATAAGAACACAGCCTTTCTGATGGACTGTCACTATCAGATTGTTGATCGCTACGTTAAGCGATCATTAATGCCCATTGGGGAATACATGCCCTTTGAAGCTTGGTTCCCAGTCATGAGAGAATGGGCGGCACTCGACAAAGAAATCGTTCGGGGAACGGACGATCGACCGTTGCGGCTTTCGACGGGAACGAAAGTCGGAGTGTTGGTTTGTTACGAAGACATGGTCGCTGCCAACGCGTCATCGAGCACGCGCGAGGGGGCTGATTGTTTGGTGGCGCTGGTGAACGGGTCCGCCTTCACCGACTCCGACACGCTCAAACAGCATCTGCAATTGGCACAACTAAGGACCATCGAAAATCGAAGGTCGTTGGTGCGATGCGCCGCAACGGGCGTCAGTTGTCTGATCCAACCGGATGGAACGATATCTCAACAATTGCCGCTCAACACAGATCAATCCATGATCGTCAGCGTGCCCTTGGAGTCCAAGCTAACACTGTATACCCGGCATGGTCCGTGGCTATCGCGAGGATGCACGGTATTTGCGATGGCGTTGATTGTCGTTTCATGCTTGAAATCGCCAATGGTCATGCGAACGCTCTCACGGCAACCCGCCGCGGACTGA
- a CDS encoding outer membrane protein assembly factor BamB family protein, which translates to MNRYLAALMPLLLSVCPSVSWADNWPHWRGDGGNGVAENANPPTEFSNARNVKWKVAISGQGSGSPAVWEDKIFVTTGVPVSGTKQVKFTVLCIDRATGKTLWEKVAVEAVPHEGTHQTNGFASASPCTDGTAVYAFFGSRGLFAYSIEGEMLWNRDFGDMTIRNNFGEGASPALHGDHLFVPWDHEGQSKLYAVNKLSGDIVWQVDRDEPSNWGTPLVIESEGQEQVILTGQNKVRAYELGTGKPLWECGGQTDRPAASPVAGDGLVFVASGFRGAFVGAFRPDGKGDIEGTDHVVWTRSRDTPDIASPLLSGDRLYYYKAKTGLLTCVNAKTGEPYYSAKRIPELDTIYASPVAAGGYVYLSDRDGTIVVIKDADHFESVATNQMGETVDATPAPIDDQLIVRGSKHLFCLQAQ; encoded by the coding sequence GTGAATCGTTATCTAGCTGCATTGATGCCGTTGTTGCTTAGTGTTTGCCCGTCCGTTTCCTGGGCTGACAATTGGCCGCATTGGCGTGGGGATGGTGGAAACGGCGTGGCTGAGAACGCGAACCCACCGACTGAGTTCAGTAACGCTCGCAATGTCAAATGGAAGGTAGCTATTTCAGGCCAGGGATCTGGGTCGCCTGCGGTTTGGGAGGACAAAATTTTCGTCACTACCGGCGTGCCGGTTTCAGGTACGAAGCAAGTCAAATTTACCGTGCTGTGCATTGATCGGGCGACTGGAAAAACGCTTTGGGAGAAAGTCGCCGTTGAGGCCGTGCCGCATGAGGGGACTCACCAAACCAATGGCTTTGCTTCGGCGTCGCCCTGCACGGATGGAACCGCAGTCTATGCGTTCTTCGGTTCACGCGGCTTGTTTGCTTATTCAATCGAAGGTGAAATGCTTTGGAATCGCGACTTCGGTGACATGACAATACGAAACAATTTCGGCGAAGGGGCGTCACCAGCATTGCACGGAGATCATTTGTTTGTGCCGTGGGATCACGAAGGCCAATCGAAATTGTACGCCGTCAATAAACTGAGCGGCGACATCGTTTGGCAGGTCGACCGTGATGAGCCGTCGAATTGGGGCACGCCTTTGGTGATTGAAAGTGAAGGGCAAGAACAAGTCATTCTCACTGGTCAAAACAAGGTCCGCGCGTACGAATTAGGCACCGGCAAACCGTTGTGGGAATGCGGCGGACAAACCGATCGACCCGCGGCCTCGCCAGTTGCCGGTGACGGTTTGGTATTTGTGGCCAGTGGATTCCGTGGTGCTTTCGTGGGCGCTTTTCGGCCAGATGGGAAAGGCGATATCGAAGGCACCGACCATGTGGTATGGACTCGCAGTCGCGATACACCGGACATTGCTTCGCCACTGCTTTCTGGTGACCGCTTGTACTACTACAAAGCGAAAACAGGCTTGCTGACCTGCGTCAACGCAAAGACCGGTGAACCATATTATTCGGCGAAGCGGATTCCTGAACTGGATACGATCTATGCGTCACCCGTGGCAGCCGGTGGATACGTTTACTTGTCCGATCGTGATGGGACCATCGTCGTGATCAAAGATGCTGACCATTTCGAATCGGTCGCCACGAATCAGATGGGGGAAACGGTGGACGCCACCCCAGCGCCAATCGACGATCAATTGATTGTTCGTGGGTCAAAGCATTTGTTTTGTTTGCAGGCTCAGTAG